A genomic window from Exiguobacterium acetylicum DSM 20416 includes:
- the abc-f gene encoding ribosomal protection-like ABC-F family protein: MMICDIQHLTKQFGGETILADVSLFLNEHDRVGLIGRNGSGKTTLLRLLARLEQPDGGVIYQKSGLTIGYLEQLPVYSETMTGLDVLWTAFADILAIRSRMQQLEQMMATAPDDLDALLVRYAEATNAFEQKDGYLLDSKIERMVNGLHLRPLLTRPFHQLSGGEQTKICLGRMLLMEPNLLILDEPTNHLDLAAVEWLEQFLRDYTGTILLVSHDRVFLDAVVTSIVELEDGELTAYIGNYSAFVVERERRLLEQFHAYQEQQKKIKKMKEAIRRLRQWANEASPPSEKLFRKAKSMERALERIERIKRPQLEAKTADVSFSSTDHTSQVVFRAEELSFAYGTRPIFDGVSFEVMAQDRIAIVGTNGSGKSTLLSLLLDELSPDAGTLTRGPSNHVGYLSQHAHFEEDARLIDWFRQRIAVPEAEARHILARFLFFGPTVFRSILSLSGGERVRLQLAVLVHSSINVLILDEPTNHLDIESRETLEEALENFSGTLIAVSHDRYFLNRLFSQILWLENGLTRYHGSYTYAQQKRTEFATASSLHVPPRKPKRLSQHELEVQIERLERKLAKREKPTDTVSKSIQQQLDDLYEQLLQYG; the protein is encoded by the coding sequence ATGATGATTTGCGACATTCAACACCTGACTAAACAATTCGGAGGCGAGACGATCTTAGCGGACGTTTCCCTCTTCTTAAACGAACACGACCGCGTCGGTCTGATTGGACGAAACGGGAGTGGCAAAACGACATTACTCCGCTTGCTTGCTCGCCTCGAGCAACCGGACGGTGGTGTCATCTATCAAAAAAGCGGTTTGACGATCGGCTACTTGGAACAACTTCCTGTTTATAGTGAGACGATGACCGGACTCGACGTCCTTTGGACAGCGTTTGCAGACATTCTCGCGATTCGTTCTCGAATGCAACAGTTGGAGCAGATGATGGCGACAGCACCAGATGATCTCGATGCACTACTCGTGCGATATGCGGAAGCGACGAATGCGTTCGAACAAAAGGATGGCTACCTGCTCGACTCGAAGATTGAGCGCATGGTGAACGGATTACACTTACGTCCGTTACTCACGCGTCCTTTCCACCAGTTGAGCGGTGGTGAACAGACGAAGATTTGTCTCGGTCGCATGTTACTCATGGAACCAAATCTGCTCATTCTTGACGAACCGACGAATCATCTCGATTTAGCTGCCGTGGAATGGCTTGAGCAGTTCTTGCGGGACTACACAGGGACCATCCTGCTCGTCTCTCACGACCGGGTCTTCTTGGACGCCGTCGTCACTTCGATCGTTGAGCTCGAAGATGGTGAACTGACAGCCTATATAGGGAACTACAGCGCGTTCGTCGTCGAGAGAGAACGCCGTCTGCTCGAGCAGTTCCATGCGTATCAAGAGCAACAGAAAAAAATCAAAAAAATGAAGGAAGCGATTCGTCGTCTTCGGCAATGGGCAAACGAAGCGTCTCCACCGAGTGAGAAATTATTCCGTAAAGCGAAATCAATGGAGCGGGCACTCGAGCGGATCGAGCGGATTAAACGACCACAACTCGAAGCCAAAACCGCTGATGTCTCCTTCTCCTCCACCGATCACACGAGCCAAGTCGTCTTTCGCGCTGAAGAGCTCTCGTTTGCTTATGGAACCCGTCCTATTTTTGATGGCGTCTCGTTCGAAGTCATGGCACAGGATCGTATCGCGATCGTCGGAACGAATGGGAGCGGGAAATCGACGTTGCTCTCACTGTTGCTTGACGAATTATCACCGGACGCGGGCACACTCACGCGTGGACCATCAAATCATGTCGGTTACTTGTCCCAGCATGCCCATTTCGAGGAGGACGCGCGGTTAATCGACTGGTTTAGACAACGAATTGCCGTTCCGGAAGCAGAGGCACGCCATATCCTTGCCCGGTTCCTATTCTTTGGACCGACTGTCTTCCGGTCCATTTTGTCACTGAGCGGAGGCGAACGTGTGCGATTGCAACTCGCCGTCCTCGTCCATTCGTCGATCAATGTCTTAATTCTCGACGAGCCGACGAACCATCTCGATATTGAATCCAGAGAGACGCTTGAAGAAGCACTCGAGAATTTTTCTGGTACATTGATTGCCGTCTCACACGACCGCTATTTCTTGAATCGTCTTTTCTCGCAGATCCTGTGGCTCGAAAATGGTCTGACACGCTATCATGGTTCGTATACGTACGCCCAACAGAAGCGTACCGAGTTCGCTACGGCTTCCTCACTCCACGTACCCCCTCGAAAACCAAAGCGCTTGTCGCAACACGAGCTGGAAGTGCAGATTGAGCGACTTGAACGGAAATTAGCAAAACGTGAAAAACCAACTGATACCGTTTCTAAAAGCATCCAACAGCAACTCGATGACCTATACGAACAGTTGCTACAATATGGATGA
- a CDS encoding DUF1002 domain-containing protein has protein sequence MHTPTKIMASAVIASALLLPTAASAEQVVDQTIVTLGESLGAKDKAWVLSRLNAPEGITPIIATSADEEKYLGKNIPQSQKGGNMYSSAKIELTEKGDGLSVSTENITWVTKDMYLNALVTAGIKDADITITSPYKVTGTSALTGIMKAYDQTSAETGIKLSDERKDLAQQELSVTSDVGKTVGTDKVADLMNEIKAEIANQKPETKVEIENLIVQVIQNNNIQLSDTQMDRLTNLFNQMEQANINWGQIESGLKNAGQDIHAFATSEETKGFFAKLFDGLSDFFSSIAGVFK, from the coding sequence ATGCATACACCAACAAAAATCATGGCATCAGCCGTTATCGCTTCTGCTTTATTACTCCCAACAGCCGCATCCGCCGAACAAGTCGTCGATCAGACGATCGTCACACTCGGGGAGTCGCTCGGCGCAAAAGATAAAGCATGGGTGCTTTCACGTCTCAATGCACCGGAAGGGATCACACCGATCATCGCAACTTCTGCTGACGAGGAAAAATATCTCGGGAAAAACATCCCACAGTCGCAAAAAGGCGGCAACATGTATTCGTCGGCTAAAATCGAACTGACGGAAAAAGGAGATGGACTCTCCGTCTCAACGGAGAACATCACGTGGGTGACGAAGGATATGTATCTCAACGCTCTCGTCACGGCTGGGATCAAAGATGCCGATATTACGATTACTTCCCCTTACAAGGTCACCGGGACATCGGCACTGACAGGAATCATGAAGGCGTACGATCAAACTTCTGCCGAGACCGGAATTAAGTTAAGTGACGAACGCAAGGATCTAGCACAGCAAGAATTATCGGTCACATCAGACGTCGGGAAAACCGTCGGAACGGATAAGGTCGCTGACTTGATGAATGAGATCAAGGCTGAGATCGCCAATCAAAAACCAGAAACCAAAGTCGAGATCGAAAATTTGATCGTCCAAGTCATTCAAAACAACAATATCCAGTTGTCTGACACACAAATGGACCGGCTGACGAATCTGTTCAATCAAATGGAGCAAGCGAACATCAACTGGGGACAAATCGAGAGTGGATTGAAAAATGCGGGGCAAGACATCCACGCGTTCGCAACATCAGAAGAGACGAAAGGATTCTTCGCTAAACTATTCGATGGGTTAAGTGACTTCTTCAGTTCGATCGCTGGCGTGTTCAAATAA
- the tenA gene encoding thiaminase II gives MTFTQEIKQAAQAYWDSSFTHPFVQGIGEGTLPLSKFRHYVMQDAYYLKHFAKIQARAASKADEFATIATLAEHATSTYEAELSLHQSFFEPLGITEADLEAFEPAPTAYAYVSHMHHASEGTLGETIAAILPCYWLYYEVGQQLLTYTPEEKIYQQWIDTYSSEWFEKVVLEQIARLDALSEQASPTERERMKRHFVTSCYYELLFWHMGWTEETFTSVYETIPARTVSS, from the coding sequence ATGACATTCACACAAGAAATCAAACAAGCGGCGCAAGCGTATTGGGATAGTAGTTTTACGCACCCATTCGTTCAAGGAATCGGAGAGGGGACGTTACCGCTCTCGAAATTTCGGCATTACGTCATGCAAGATGCCTACTACTTAAAACACTTTGCGAAGATACAGGCGAGAGCAGCGTCAAAAGCGGACGAATTTGCAACGATCGCAACACTTGCCGAGCATGCGACTTCGACTTACGAGGCAGAGTTGAGCTTACATCAATCATTTTTTGAGCCGCTCGGTATTACGGAAGCAGACCTTGAAGCATTCGAACCGGCACCGACAGCATATGCGTACGTCTCGCACATGCATCATGCAAGCGAAGGGACACTCGGTGAGACGATTGCTGCCATTTTGCCATGTTACTGGTTGTATTACGAAGTCGGGCAACAATTACTGACGTATACTCCGGAAGAAAAAATCTATCAGCAATGGATCGACACGTATAGCTCGGAATGGTTTGAAAAGGTCGTCCTTGAACAGATTGCACGGCTTGATGCGCTGTCGGAGCAAGCGAGTCCGACGGAACGCGAGCGGATGAAACGTCATTTCGTGACGAGTTGTTACTATGAGTTACTTTTCTGGCATATGGGATGGACGGAAGAGACGTTCACGTCGGTTTACGAAACGATTCCAGCACGGACGGTATCTTCTTGA
- a CDS encoding glycoside hydrolase family 3 protein, whose translation MKKIGQFTLTAGLAAVLVSSSLPVMAEAGSSADRISQKIDTMTLEQKIGQMIMPDFRQWNGSNHTSLAPEVANIIDRYDLGGVTLFAENVSETEQTTKLVHDLQEVVKQDDSNDIPLFVTIDQEGGIVTRLGTGTNLPGNMALGATRSSTYASDAGHIIGSELRALGINVNFGPDLDVNSNPGNPVIGVRSFSSDPELVGTLGSALMKGIQDEGVAATAKHFPGHGDTATDSHYGLPVVDRSLQELEQVELVPFKRAIAEDIDMIMTGHIGMPQIEPEVVTSKNGTFPLPATLSDDVITGVLREKLGYDGIVITDALNMQAIVDNFTESEAVLKTFDAGVDIALMPTILRSEQDVEKLDQIFKDVIAAVKDGRLSEERIDQSVERILTLKAERGIWNGTTNTTSLAEKIAQANQIVGSPEHKAKERTMTEAAVTLVKNDQRTLPFKPKKNANVLVIAPAADQTDSMKKTIASLPKNRNWHVTTANYSATTLPLEQNPTLRAQLDAADYIIVGSNVNTSAKLLPTAPEQAIPASIFRYAKQTDTPSVLLSLRNPYDVAVQPDAPAHVLVYGFKGDPNGPDSEAGNLKSAGPNLPAGIRAIFGTFKPQGTLPVDVPVFQNGIFTDQLHLKFGDGFKNWKK comes from the coding sequence ATGAAAAAAATCGGACAGTTCACGTTAACAGCAGGACTCGCAGCAGTACTTGTCTCAAGTAGTTTGCCTGTCATGGCAGAGGCAGGGTCTTCAGCCGATCGGATCAGTCAAAAAATCGACACGATGACACTCGAACAAAAAATCGGACAAATGATCATGCCCGACTTCCGGCAGTGGAATGGTAGCAATCATACATCGCTTGCCCCAGAAGTCGCGAACATCATCGACCGCTATGATTTAGGTGGCGTCACCTTGTTTGCTGAGAACGTCAGCGAAACCGAACAGACGACGAAACTCGTTCATGATCTGCAAGAAGTCGTCAAACAAGACGACAGTAACGATATTCCGCTCTTCGTCACGATCGACCAAGAAGGGGGCATCGTCACTCGGCTCGGAACAGGGACGAACTTACCTGGCAACATGGCGTTGGGAGCGACCCGCAGCAGTACATATGCGAGTGATGCCGGTCACATCATCGGTTCCGAACTGCGTGCGCTCGGCATCAATGTCAACTTCGGTCCGGATCTCGATGTCAACAGCAACCCTGGAAATCCCGTTATCGGTGTCCGCTCGTTCTCGAGTGATCCGGAGCTCGTCGGTACACTCGGTTCCGCTTTGATGAAGGGAATTCAGGATGAAGGCGTTGCGGCGACCGCCAAGCACTTCCCGGGTCACGGCGATACGGCAACTGATTCCCATTATGGCTTACCGGTCGTTGACCGCTCCCTGCAGGAGCTAGAACAAGTCGAGCTCGTTCCATTCAAACGAGCTATCGCTGAAGACATCGATATGATCATGACGGGACATATCGGAATGCCACAAATCGAACCTGAAGTCGTCACATCGAAAAACGGTACCTTCCCTTTACCTGCTACGTTGTCGGATGACGTCATCACAGGTGTGCTACGCGAAAAACTCGGTTACGATGGCATCGTCATTACGGACGCACTGAACATGCAGGCGATCGTCGATAACTTCACGGAATCAGAAGCCGTCTTAAAGACGTTTGACGCCGGTGTCGACATCGCGCTCATGCCGACGATTCTTCGTTCCGAACAAGATGTCGAAAAGCTCGACCAGATTTTCAAGGACGTGATTGCGGCGGTCAAAGACGGTCGCCTTTCAGAGGAACGGATCGATCAGTCGGTTGAACGGATTCTGACACTAAAGGCAGAGCGCGGAATATGGAACGGTACGACCAATACGACATCCCTAGCTGAAAAAATCGCACAAGCGAATCAAATCGTCGGTAGTCCCGAGCATAAAGCAAAAGAACGTACGATGACGGAAGCCGCCGTCACACTCGTGAAAAATGATCAGCGGACATTACCATTCAAACCGAAAAAGAATGCCAACGTCCTTGTGATCGCCCCTGCGGCGGATCAAACGGACAGCATGAAAAAGACGATTGCTTCCCTACCGAAGAATCGGAACTGGCATGTGACGACAGCGAATTACTCGGCTACTACGCTACCACTTGAACAAAATCCAACCCTCCGAGCGCAACTCGATGCAGCGGACTATATCATTGTCGGCTCAAACGTCAATACGAGTGCTAAACTACTGCCTACCGCACCAGAACAAGCGATTCCGGCTTCAATCTTCCGCTATGCGAAACAAACGGATACACCATCCGTCCTACTCAGTCTCCGTAACCCATACGATGTCGCCGTTCAACCAGATGCACCGGCGCACGTCCTCGTATATGGCTTCAAAGGCGACCCAAACGGTCCAGACTCCGAAGCAGGCAATCTGAAATCAGCGGGACCGAACCTGCCGGCAGGTATCCGAGCGATCTTCGGAACGTTCAAACCGCAAGGCACTTTACCCGTTGATGTACCGGTCTTTCAGAACGGTATCTTTACCGATCAACTGCATCTTAAATTCGGTGACGGCTTTAAAAACTGGAAGAAATGA
- a CDS encoding sporulation protein, with the protein MFKKILSQIGIGAATVDTRLTDDRCEPGGQIHGVVHIKGGNVDQEIDRIYLEFNTQYKQEVNDSTTFTTFTLDRFALNEAKFTIEAGVEREIPFTLRVPLNTPLSVSQSKSWIETGLDIAQAVDPSDRDAVIVEANRYQATVLDAMESLGFRLKKADTEKLPGRFRKDLPIAQELEYSARNTHYAHKLDEIEIIMLQDGSGIDLIVQVDRRAHSLGSLFSEMAGADESMIKLRLSNSELQDQSIVERQLTNIVERYS; encoded by the coding sequence ATGTTCAAAAAAATTCTCTCACAAATCGGAATCGGTGCCGCAACGGTCGACACACGGTTGACGGATGATCGCTGTGAACCAGGCGGTCAAATCCACGGTGTCGTCCATATCAAGGGCGGAAACGTCGATCAAGAAATTGACCGGATTTATCTTGAATTCAACACGCAGTACAAACAAGAAGTCAATGATAGCACGACATTTACGACCTTCACGCTCGACCGGTTTGCTTTAAATGAAGCAAAGTTCACGATCGAAGCGGGTGTCGAGCGGGAAATTCCCTTTACACTACGCGTGCCACTGAATACGCCACTCTCGGTCAGCCAATCGAAATCGTGGATCGAGACGGGTCTCGACATCGCTCAAGCCGTCGATCCATCGGACCGTGACGCCGTCATCGTCGAAGCAAACCGTTACCAAGCAACAGTCTTAGATGCCATGGAGTCACTTGGCTTCCGATTGAAAAAAGCCGACACGGAAAAATTACCTGGACGATTCCGGAAAGATTTACCGATTGCTCAGGAGCTTGAGTATTCAGCTCGCAATACACACTACGCTCATAAACTGGATGAGATCGAAATCATCATGCTTCAAGACGGATCTGGGATTGATTTAATCGTCCAAGTCGACCGTCGTGCGCACAGTCTCGGATCATTATTCAGTGAAATGGCTGGTGCGGATGAGTCGATGATCAAATTGCGTCTGTCCAATAGTGAATTGCAAGATCAATCGATTGTCGAACGTCAGCTGACAAACATCGTGGAACGCTATAGCTAA
- a CDS encoding BrxA/BrxB family bacilliredoxin yields MDFQMYFEDVVQTARKEAQAAGFEELTTPESVDEAMKREGLTLVLVNSVCGCAGGIARPAAAYVNRKEGIKPDHFVTVFAGQDREATDRAREYFEGYPPSSPSFALMQDGNILSMVERFDIESFTAEEVVEKLESLIEIYA; encoded by the coding sequence ATGGATTTCCAAATGTATTTTGAAGATGTTGTCCAAACAGCCCGCAAAGAAGCGCAAGCTGCTGGATTTGAAGAATTAACGACGCCAGAGAGCGTGGATGAAGCAATGAAACGCGAAGGGTTAACACTTGTCCTTGTCAATTCTGTTTGTGGATGTGCTGGCGGGATCGCCCGTCCTGCTGCAGCGTACGTCAATCGGAAAGAGGGAATCAAGCCCGATCATTTCGTCACGGTATTCGCTGGACAAGATCGCGAAGCGACAGACCGTGCACGTGAATACTTCGAAGGTTATCCACCTTCATCTCCATCATTTGCACTAATGCAAGACGGAAACATCCTCTCGATGGTTGAGCGGTTCGACATCGAATCGTTCACGGCAGAAGAGGTCGTCGAGAAACTTGAATCATTGATTGAAATCTACGCATAA
- a CDS encoding transporter substrate-binding domain-containing protein gives MKKLLATAMAGILAVTMAACGASEESTGGSSKSDKVLTMGTSADYFPFEYIDTKKGEDIVGFDVAIAKEVTKNLGYDLKIEDMEFGSLLGALSSGRVDFVMAGMTPTEERKKNADFTDIYFESKNLVMTKDKAISSEDELKGKKIGVQLGSIQEGLAKDRFKDSEAVPLNKIPEIIQELNTGRIDALIIEDAVAVKYMDQDASLKTYQIEEDGPAGSAIAFKKGDKMRDDFNKELKKMIDSGEIDKLAEEWFQKEAK, from the coding sequence ATGAAAAAATTATTAGCAACGGCAATGGCAGGCATTCTGGCAGTCACGATGGCAGCATGTGGCGCGTCGGAAGAATCAACAGGTGGATCAAGTAAAAGTGATAAAGTATTGACGATGGGAACGTCAGCGGATTACTTCCCATTTGAATACATCGATACGAAAAAAGGAGAGGACATCGTCGGATTCGACGTTGCGATCGCCAAAGAAGTCACGAAAAATCTCGGGTATGACTTAAAAATCGAAGACATGGAGTTCGGTAGCTTACTTGGTGCCCTCAGCTCAGGTCGTGTCGACTTCGTCATGGCGGGCATGACACCAACAGAAGAGCGGAAGAAAAACGCTGACTTCACGGATATCTACTTCGAATCAAAAAACTTAGTCATGACGAAAGATAAAGCCATTAGTTCGGAAGACGAACTCAAAGGCAAAAAAATCGGTGTCCAGCTTGGTTCCATCCAAGAGGGACTCGCAAAAGATCGCTTTAAAGACAGCGAAGCGGTTCCTTTAAACAAAATCCCAGAAATCATTCAAGAATTAAATACAGGTCGGATTGATGCCCTCATCATCGAGGATGCAGTTGCCGTCAAATACATGGATCAAGATGCATCCCTGAAAACGTACCAGATTGAAGAAGATGGTCCAGCTGGTTCAGCGATCGCCTTCAAAAAAGGGGACAAGATGCGTGACGATTTCAACAAAGAGTTGAAGAAGATGATCGACAGTGGTGAAATCGATAAATTGGCAGAAGAATGGTTCCAAAAAGAAGCAAAATAA
- a CDS encoding amino acid ABC transporter permease — protein sequence MMIDFTKIQDSIPYILEGIPVLFQVVIVAAIAGMLIGIVVAALKITKSRVLRFIGHAYTAIFRGTPLILQLAIVHFGLPQLTGYVTTGYQSAIIAFSLNSGAYISEIIRAGIQAVDRGQWEAADALGISYFKQLRSIILPQAFKNILPAIMNELITLTKESALVSTVGVLDVMRRAQIVGGEKAIYFEPLLFAGFVYFVLVMGLSLIGQQVEKAMRKSG from the coding sequence ATTATGATAGACTTTACAAAGATTCAAGATTCAATTCCATATATTCTCGAGGGGATTCCGGTCCTGTTCCAAGTCGTCATCGTGGCGGCCATTGCCGGGATGCTGATCGGAATCGTCGTCGCGGCACTGAAAATCACGAAGAGCCGGGTTCTCCGTTTCATCGGTCATGCCTACACGGCGATCTTCCGGGGAACACCACTGATCTTGCAACTGGCGATCGTCCACTTCGGATTACCGCAACTGACAGGGTATGTCACAACAGGATATCAATCGGCAATCATTGCCTTCTCCCTAAACTCCGGAGCGTATATCTCGGAAATCATCCGGGCAGGGATTCAAGCTGTTGATCGTGGACAGTGGGAAGCGGCGGATGCGCTCGGTATTTCGTATTTCAAACAACTCCGTTCGATCATTTTACCGCAAGCCTTTAAAAATATCCTTCCTGCGATCATGAACGAATTGATCACGTTGACGAAGGAATCAGCACTCGTCTCGACGGTCGGTGTGCTTGATGTCATGCGTCGTGCGCAAATCGTCGGAGGAGAAAAGGCGATTTATTTCGAACCGTTATTGTTTGCCGGATTCGTATATTTTGTTCTCGTCATGGGATTGAGCTTGATAGGCCAACAAGTCGAAAAAGCTATGAGAAAGAGTGGGTAA
- a CDS encoding amino acid ABC transporter ATP-binding protein: MIQVTDLHKQFGKLEVLKGISTTVTRGEVVAVIGPSGSGKSTFLRCINLLEQPTSGTIIVDGFELTKPKANISKARQNIGMVFQQFNLFPHKSVLDNLTYAPINVLGISKDEAVKRAETLLERVGLAEKRDNYPNQLSGGQKQRVAIARALAMEPNVMLFDEPTSALDPEMVNEVLDVMKQLAESGMTMVIVTHEMGFAKEVADRVLFLDEGILMEEGSPIELFDNPKTDRAKKFLEKVL, encoded by the coding sequence ATGATCCAAGTCACCGATTTGCATAAGCAGTTCGGAAAATTAGAAGTATTAAAAGGTATCTCGACGACGGTTACACGCGGTGAAGTCGTCGCTGTCATCGGACCGTCGGGATCCGGTAAATCAACATTTCTGCGGTGTATCAACTTACTGGAGCAACCAACGAGTGGAACAATCATCGTCGATGGTTTCGAATTGACGAAACCAAAAGCAAATATCTCAAAAGCACGTCAGAACATCGGGATGGTGTTCCAACAGTTCAACTTGTTCCCGCATAAGTCCGTTCTCGATAACTTGACGTACGCACCGATTAACGTCCTTGGTATCTCAAAGGATGAGGCAGTTAAACGGGCGGAGACGTTACTTGAGCGTGTCGGTCTAGCGGAAAAACGCGATAATTATCCGAACCAGTTGTCAGGTGGGCAAAAACAACGGGTCGCGATCGCCCGTGCGCTTGCGATGGAACCGAACGTCATGCTGTTTGATGAACCGACGTCCGCTCTTGACCCGGAGATGGTCAACGAAGTTCTTGACGTCATGAAGCAGCTGGCTGAGAGTGGGATGACGATGGTCATCGTCACACACGAGATGGGCTTCGCGAAAGAAGTTGCGGATCGTGTCCTGTTCCTCGATGAAGGAATTTTGATGGAAGAAGGTTCACCGATTGAACTTTTCGACAATCCGAAGACGGACCGGGCGAAAAAATTCCTCGAAAAAGTTTTATGA
- a CDS encoding GNAT family N-acetyltransferase: protein MKKLLEGHHIRLTRFQREDTEVMQRLLDDVTFARHFSATPYRHLSMDKVEQMMATDAPETFRFAIRNFEDERMIGVVALEDILFTHGTAWLMIEIDPDCEGQRYATDALQTILEYAFLELNLYRIQLTVFEYDTRAVKLYERLGFVQEGRYRAFLRRDGERHDMLLYGLLEPEWRNRQ from the coding sequence TTGAAAAAACTACTGGAAGGTCACCACATCCGGCTGACGCGTTTTCAACGGGAAGATACCGAAGTGATGCAACGTCTACTTGACGATGTAACGTTTGCCCGTCATTTTAGTGCGACGCCATACCGCCATTTATCGATGGACAAGGTCGAACAGATGATGGCGACAGATGCACCGGAAACATTCCGTTTTGCCATTCGCAATTTTGAAGATGAACGGATGATTGGCGTCGTTGCACTGGAAGATATTCTATTTACACACGGAACGGCATGGCTGATGATCGAAATCGATCCGGATTGTGAAGGGCAAAGGTATGCGACGGATGCGCTACAGACAATCCTCGAATACGCCTTCTTAGAGCTGAACCTGTACCGGATTCAATTGACGGTCTTTGAGTATGATACACGTGCGGTTAAGCTGTACGAACGCCTTGGATTCGTACAGGAAGGAAGATACCGTGCCTTTTTACGACGAGACGGAGAGCGGCATGACATGTTACTTTATGGATTACTCGAACCAGAATGGAGGAATCGACAATGA
- a CDS encoding HD domain-containing protein, with protein sequence MEESTMIQETEIFVRSFHATDFSGHDYAHIERVRRLALHIAKQEGGNVKIIELSALLHDVADSKLGGTAEKVATFLQGKVTEEEQEQILAIITSLSYKDGTRPPMRTIEGKIVQDADRLDAIGAIGIARTFQFAGRFGEPMHVPGLAPREPGDRTGETSALNHFEEKLFRLKDLMNTKAALHLAEERHRYMEEFVARFKQEWDGTTDS encoded by the coding sequence ATGGAGGAATCGACAATGATTCAAGAAACAGAAATCTTCGTCCGGTCGTTTCACGCGACGGACTTTTCAGGTCATGATTATGCCCATATCGAACGGGTTCGTCGTTTAGCGTTACATATTGCCAAACAAGAAGGCGGAAACGTCAAAATCATCGAACTATCTGCCTTACTTCATGACGTAGCAGATAGCAAACTCGGGGGAACGGCAGAGAAGGTCGCGACCTTCTTGCAAGGAAAGGTGACGGAAGAAGAACAGGAACAGATTCTAGCCATCATCACGAGCTTGTCCTATAAAGACGGGACACGCCCTCCAATGCGGACAATCGAAGGGAAAATCGTCCAGGATGCTGATCGTCTCGACGCGATTGGTGCAATTGGAATTGCACGAACGTTTCAGTTCGCTGGTCGGTTCGGAGAGCCGATGCATGTGCCTGGACTAGCACCACGAGAGCCCGGTGACCGAACGGGAGAGACGAGTGCCCTGAATCATTTTGAAGAAAAGTTATTCCGACTAAAAGATTTAATGAATACGAAAGCAGCACTTCATTTAGCAGAGGAGCGGCATCGCTATATGGAAGAGTTTGTTGCTCGGTTCAAGCAAGAGTGGGACGGTACGACAGACAGCTGA
- a CDS encoding ZIP family metal transporter — MWEAFGWGALAGGAVVIGALFGLYLPLKQRLIGYIMSFGTGILIGAATFELLDEALKKSTTLVVAISFIVGALVFTGFDLFVSSRGASKRKRSSGGNEGTGTAIFFGTILDAIPESIMIGTSLLSGNVSAALVAAIFVSNIPEGLSSTTGLRKDGFSKNKVLLMWGVVWLISALASLAGYTILAELPDMQFAMIGGFASGGIIAMLASTMMPEAHEEGGAIVGLFAALGLITAIILS, encoded by the coding sequence ATGTGGGAAGCGTTCGGTTGGGGAGCGTTAGCAGGTGGTGCCGTCGTCATCGGTGCCCTGTTTGGATTGTACTTACCCTTAAAACAACGACTGATCGGCTATATCATGTCGTTTGGGACCGGCATCTTGATTGGAGCAGCGACGTTTGAGTTACTCGATGAAGCATTAAAGAAGTCAACGACACTCGTTGTCGCGATTTCCTTCATCGTCGGAGCACTCGTCTTTACAGGATTCGACCTATTCGTTTCGTCACGCGGTGCGAGTAAACGAAAACGCTCATCTGGTGGGAACGAAGGCACGGGAACGGCGATTTTCTTCGGGACGATCCTTGATGCGATCCCTGAATCAATCATGATCGGTACCAGTCTGTTATCCGGAAATGTCAGCGCGGCACTCGTCGCGGCCATTTTCGTCAGTAACATTCCGGAAGGTTTATCGAGTACGACCGGTTTGCGAAAAGATGGCTTCTCGAAGAATAAAGTATTGCTGATGTGGGGAGTCGTCTGGTTGATTTCCGCTCTCGCTTCTCTCGCTGGCTACACGATTCTTGCAGAACTCCCGGACATGCAGTTTGCCATGATTGGTGGCTTCGCAAGCGGTGGGATCATCGCGATGCTCGCTTCGACGATGATGCCGGAAGCTCACGAGGAAGGTGGTGCGATCGTTGGTCTGTTCGCAGCACTTGGGTTGATTACAGCAATTATCCTCAGTTAA